The Nitrososphaerota archaeon DNA window GCCCAGTTCGCGCCTCCACCACCACTCGGGATCTTCGCCCCACCTCTTCTCTTTTTCCGTGTCTTCGTGGTACCACCAAGGCCACGAACCTCCGCCGGGAGTGCAGGTGTCACCTATGGGAAAGACGCCGAACCTGTCGTACAGGTCTAATGCGACGGGGCCGAGCTTGGTGCTGGGAGTCTGGCTGCGCCAGTAACGCTTTCCATTTTTCCGGATCCAGGAATCGATGACAGGGAGAGCGTCTTCTCCGTCGCTGTAGTAGCGGGTCAGCCAAACGAAGTGGTTGACACCAGGCATCTCGAAGCTGATCTTGCCAGGGTCCAACCCGAACACTTCTGACATGGTGTATATCGACCTAGGCCCCTCGCACATCCCGACGAAATTCAGCTTGGGGTACTTCCTACGAAGGTACGTCGTCGCTGCAAGGACAGGATTGGCCAGCTGAATGTACCAAGCATTGGGACAGACCTCGAGCACGTCCTCGACAATCGACTCGAAGAGCCTGAACTGGTAGAAGTTGATCCAGAAGCCTTCGTCGTGCATCACGTGGTAACTCCCTCCGAACCTGTAACCTCGCTTCCGCGCCATGTCCCAGACTTTCGTGTATCCCTTGTGCCCGACGACGAGCGCCAAGTTGATCACGAAGTCCGCGTCCTGCAGAGACCTCCTTCTCTCGGTCGTTTTCTCCAGTTTGAGGTCGATTTTCATCTCCTTGGCGTACCTCGACGCCAGGGTGTGTACCGCGTCCAGCCTTTTCTGGTCGATGTCCATGAAGCTGATCGTGCTCCCCGCGAGCGAAGGAGTGAGACAGATGTCCTTCACGAGCTCGAGAGAGAAGTTGGTGCTGCCGGCCCCTACTACGCTAATCCTGGCGCCTTGCAATGGATTTGTCTCGGAACTTTGGTATTAATTACTTTCTTGCGCCTCGATCGAGTCAGGAGAAGGGCTCGCGATGACAGAGAAGTCAGCCCCTCCTGTTCGGTCCAAGGACGGACAGGGCATGATGCGTCACGTGCCATCTACCCGAATCCCCATGGCGCAGGAGGTCTGCTCCCTATGAATCGTCCGACAGCCGAAGTCTGCATCCGACGCGCGCTGACCTAGAAGAGCCTGGTTAGTGACTCCGACTTCCTGACCTCGATTCCTGTAGAGGGTGATAGCATGCAGCTGCGTGCGATCCGTCGAGAGTGGTCATCGCGGGGGGCGTGACTGTGCATTCATCAGTGGCATACGGACATCGCGGATGGAAGTGGCATCCTCGAGGCAGGCTCATCGAAGACTCCAACTCCTCGCGCTCTGGGAGTTCCAGCAGCTGCCCTGGCCTCTTCAAGTCGAATATGCTGTCGAGAAGCAGCATTGTGTAAGGGTGAGCCGGCCTGTCGAGCACTTGCCCGGAGGCACCTGCTTCGATTATCTTTCCGAGATACATTATCACCATCTTATCACAGATGAACTTCGCCGAAGCGAGGTCGTGAGTTATGTACATGTATGAGATGCCTTCGTCCTTCTTGAGCCTCATGAGCAGGTTCAATATTCCTGCCCTGATTGACATGTCAAGCATAGAGACGGGCTCGTCGAGGATTACGAACTTCGGATGTACCGCGAGGGCCCGAGCTATGCTGAGGCGTTGCCGCATTCCGCCGCTCAGTTCTCGTGGATATTTCTCCAAGATCGACCTGTCCAGTTCGACTAGGTCGAGTAACTCCGCCACATCCGAGTCCGACGGCGCTTTGCCTCCGCCTCGGTGCAATCTCAATGGAACCTCGAGGGTCTTCCTGACATTGTGCCTTGGGAACAACGACTCGTACGGGTCTTGAAACACCAACTGCACTTCGCTTCTGAAATTGAACAACGACTTGGCGGAGAGGCTCTTCATTTCTCGACCCTTGTAGAACACTCGTCCTCTTGTAGGATTTTCAAGCCTTGTGAGGACCTTCGCTATGGTGGACTTCCCTGACCCCGTCTCGCCGACTACCCCTACTGTCTCATCGTCGAATATGTCAAGAGAGAAGTCGTCAACTGCCCGCACTTCCTGGTGAGTAAGTGCCCCTCTTCGATACGTCACAGAGACATGGTCTAGCTGAAACAGAGGGGTACGCTCCATGAGACTCACTGGACACGAGGGTGATAGCATGCAGCTGCGTGCGATCCGTCGAGAGTGGTCATCGCGGGGGGCGTGACTGTGCATTCATCAGTGGCATACGGACATCGCGGATGGAAGTGGCATCCTCGAGGCAGGCTCGCGAGAGATGGAGGATATCCCTTGATCACGCGTAACGAACTCCGCTTTTCATAGAGGCTAGGAATCGATTCCAGAAGAAGACCCGTGTATGGATGTAGCGGACGCCGGACCACCTCCTCGGCACCTCCTATCTCTATGGTCCGTCCGCCATACATGATCATGATCTCGTCGCACACCTCAGACAAGAGTGAGAGGTCGTGGGATATCACGAGCATTGATGTCCCATGCTCTCGGCTGAGGCGTTTCATCAGGATGAGTATCTGGCGCTGAGTCACGACGTCCAGGGCCGTTGTAGGCTCGTCTGCTATCAAGAGCTGGGGCCTGAGTTCCATCGCCATGGCTATCGCAACTCTTTGCTTCATGCCACCACTAAGCTCGTGGGGATAAGCTTTCTTGTACTTCGGGTCGATCCTCACTGCTCTGAGCAGGTCATCCATGGTCCTGTTCAAGTCCCGCGTGCTGATGTTTGTGTGCGCGCGAATCGCCTCTGCCATCTGCGACTGTACCTTGTGGACTGGATCGAAAGCGTTCATGGCGCTCTGGAAGACAATCGACGCCTTCCTCCATCTGAGGTCCCTGAGAGACGCCCCGTCCAAGCCAATCACTTCTTGCCCTCCCACATAGACCTCGCCGGAGACTGTGTTCGGCGGTTCAAGGAGTTTCAGCATGGCCAGCGCGAGAGAGGACTTTCCGCACCCAGACTCGCCCGCAAGCCCCATGATCTTTCCCTTCTCGATGCTGAAGTTGACGTTGTCTACTGCTGTGACGGCACCTGACCTCGTGGCGTATTTGGCTGTAAGTCCTCGCACTTCAACGGTGGCCAGTTATCTCTTCAACTCCTAACCCGATCATCATGAAGCCTGTCCCAAGCGCGCCTATCGCCAACCCTGGCGATAGAATCCACCACCAGGCGTTGTAGTAGAAAGCCGACTGCTGAGCCCAGTACAGGATTTCGCCCCAACTGACTATGCTCGTCACGCCAACCCCGATGAAGTCGAGAGTCGCCTCAGCCACAATGGCTGCCGTTACCGTAAGGACCGCATTGGCAAGGACCACTGGCAGGATGTCAGGGAGGATGTAGGAAAACAGGATCTCCCTGGTGCCGACTCCCGTCACCTTCGCCGCGTGCACGTAAGTTCTGTTCTTCCTGGTCAACACCTCCGACCTTACGGTTCGTGCGATGAAGGGCCAAGCAGTAATCGCTATGATGAAGATCACAGTCGTCTCGCTTGGACCCAAGTAGACCGCCAGGAGTATCATCAATGCCAAGGGTGGAATGATCAGCATTATGTCAGTGAGCCTCATCATGACCTCTCCGACGATCCCTCCGAAGTAGCCTGCGACTAGACCAACAAGGGTACCGATCAGCGTGGCAGCGGTAGCGGAGACTACCCCAACGGTCAGGGAAATCCTTGACCCCCAGACCAGTTCCGCGAGGACGCTCCGCCCCCAGTTGTCCGTCCCCAGCGGGAAACGGAGACTTGGCGGAAGGTAAGCAAGGTCCAACGCCGGCTGCACAGGGTTCGAGACCACAAAGGGACCGAAGATGGCGATCAGAACGAATGTGGCTGTGATGACAGTGCCGGAAAGGAGCTTCTTGTTAGAAAACGCGTTTGTGATATCACTAGATTTGATCATGGCTTCGCCCTTGGGTCTATGTATCCGTAAAGCACGTCGGCGACGAAGTTCATCAGGATGACAGCGACGGATATCACAAGGAATGTACCCTGTATCAACGGATAATCGTGCGAAGTGACTGCTTGGTATATCAAGTAACCCACCCCGGGATAGGAAAAGACGATTTCGATGCCTATGGCGCCACTGACTACGAGCCCAAGGTTCATGCTGAGGAGAGAGAAGACCGGGAGCATAGCATTCCTTGCGATGTGGTTCAAGACGATCCTGAAGTCACTGACACCCTTGGCCCTCTCGAGGATAACAAAATCCTCCCGCATCACGTTTATCATGTTGTTCCTCATCAAGAGGAAATAACCGGAGAAGTTGGCGAGGACGAGCGCGAGGATAGGCAAGACAGCATGTAACCCCGCGGATGACAGGAATGACAGAACACCGGTAGAGCTAGTCGAGAACGCGCCGAAGACCGGAAAAATCCTGAACTCTATCCCAAAGAACCAAAGCAGGAACAGCCCAATCCAGAAAGCCGGGAAGGTGTAAATGACTATTGCACCGACAAGGGATGAGTTGTCGAAGAGCGAGCGGGATCTCATAGAAGCCGCAATCCCCAGGAGAGTCCCCAAAATCCAAGAGACGAACACTGCGGACCCAACGAGAAACAGGGTCCACGGAAGCCTCTGAAGTATGATTGAGAGCACCGAGCTTGGATAGAACGAATATGACACCCCAAGATTCGGCGGCCAGCTGAACACCCCGAGCAGATACTTCTCGAACTGCACATAGACGGGCTGGTCGAGCCCGAACTTTATGGTGAGCTGCGCCGCGACGACCTGAGGAAGCCTCGCGTTCGACGCAAGAATCTGTGCCGGACTTTCCGGCAACAGCCGAGGGAGCACGAAATTGAGCACTAACACTACGAAAAAAGTAACTAAGCTTCCAATCGCCCGCGACACCAAGTACCGCGCGTTTACCAACTATCGCAGCAAGGCCGTTCGTCGCGGTTCTCTGTATAAACATTCTCGGACGATTCCTATCAACAGCAACACCACAGATTTCGGCATCAGGAGTCGGTGTGACAGTGACCTAGTCGTCCACATGGAACAGGCGGACGTCATGCGGAGGGAGGACGATCTTGCCTTCTGCTCCACATTCGGTACCTGAAAGCACTTCCCTCACCCTCCCCTTCGCGGCGTAAGAGAGGCGGCGCTCTGTCGACCCATGATTCATCACGAACACTGTTGTTCGACCGCCATTGGTGCGTTCCACAACCTCCACCCCGGTCCCGCCCCTGAATTCCATGCGCCGCCCATCATTCACCTTCAATCCAAGCATAGAATAGAAATCCGAATCCGGGAATCCGCCTACGGTCAGCGCCCTCCCCTTCCCATATCGATGAAGTATCATCGCGGGCGCTCCTTTGAGGAGCGGGTGGTCGTGTACCCCCATGGTCGCCGCGCCCTTTACAGGAGACAGCTCTTCAATCCATCCTGAGCACTTGATTTGTGAGCGGCTCCCGGTCAGCGGGTTCCGAGAAACGCGTATGGTCGTCTCCTTCTCCCCCAGGGGAAGCCTGGAGTATCGTCCTAGGTTGAAGCCGAGCACGTTTGTGAGGATTCCGGGGGGCGATTCGGCCATGACCCTGTTGTATTCGTCCTTGACGAACGACCTTGCCGTGCAGACTATGAAACCGCCCGAGGCAACATACGACTTGATCTTCGAAGCCAGCCGCCTGTCGAAGAGATACATGAACGGCGCGACCACCAGGGAGAACTGCTTCAGGTCCGCATCTGGACCTATGACTTGCGGCACCACACCCGCGTTCCACAGGCCGCGGTACGAAGCAAACAGCTGCTGCATGTAACTTACAGGATGATAGCCGCTTTCAATCACGTCAGAAGCCCACAACGAGTCAAAGCTCATGATGACAGCAACCGACGACTGGAGCCGCGAACCCAGGACTGCGCCGCTGAGCGGACCCAACTCCCTACCTATCTTCTGCATCTCGCGATACCTGTCGTTCGGCTCCCCGTCGTGCCCAAGGACCCCGTGCCAGTACTGTTCCTTCCCTCGAGTGTTCGTACGCCAGTTGAAGAACAGGTTCGCCCTTGACCCGTGGGCGACGGCTTGGTAGAACCAGTCCCTCATCTCACCCTGCTCTGGCAGCAGCCCAATCATCGTGGTATGGACCCCCTCCGGCGAAGGGACCGTATGTCCGTCCGTTTGACCGGCCTGGAGCTCGGTCACGTAGAAGCTCCCCGACTTCGAGGAGCCGCGCGCGACAGCGAACTGCATGGCGTTCCAAGCTGGGTCCGTCCGGTCTGATCGCCCCTTCGGATACAGGTCCAACGAGACGAAGTCCATGAATCGACCCAACTCGAAGGAGTCGACCTCGACAAACGAACTTAGCTGCATCCTGTTAGTGGTGACAAACTTCCCGGGGCTGACATTCTTGACCGCGTTAACTTGCAGCGCCAGGTATCTTTCGAACGAGACCGACCTGAAACGGACCCACTCGATGGCCAGGCTCCTGTTCCAGGCGTCATAGGGAGGAGACGGCGGCGATATCTCGTCCCAACTACCATACCTGTGGCTCCAGAACGAAGCCCCCCAGATTTCGTTGAGATTGTCGATGTCAGCGTACTTCTCTGCGAGATGTCGCCTGAACTGGGCGATACAGCTGGCACAGTAACAGTACTTCCAAGGCGGCGATTCCCCCCAACGCGCTTCGTTGTCGATCTGGTATCCAATGACTGCATCCTCGCGGCTGAAAGTTGAACTCAGAGCTGATACGATCTCTTTGGTGTACGCCTGGTACGTCGGACTGTTGGGACAATATTCGTGCCATTTTCCATATTCTGACTTCACACCGTGGCTGTCCACCAGGAGGACGTCCGGATGCTTGGCCACGAGCCAAGGCGGAGGGGAAGCTGTAGGCGTCCCAATGATGGTTTGGATCCCCGCCTCTTTCAGCATCTTGACCGCGTTCTCCAGCCACGAGAACTCGTATCGACCTTCCTCGGGCTCCAAGTCTGACCACGCGAACTCCCCCATCCTCACGACGTTTGAGCCTGAGCGTTTCAATAGTTTGACGTCGACCGGGAGTCGGTCACGCGCCCAGTGCTCAGGATAAAACGCGGCGCCTAGGCCGATCTCGTGCATCTTTGAACAACGGCTGTCTCGAGTTATATAACTCGTTCACCGAAGTCGTAAGACTTGAGAAGCCGGGGGCTGGCATTGAAGCCGATGATGCAGCGACCGACATGAAAGTTGTCATAGGCAGCGTCTCGGCCCTTGTGGCTTCATTCACCTACCAGTTCGCAGGAGCCATGTTCACCTTGCTCGCCCCGCTCTACTTCGTCATAGGGCTTCATCTTTCCCCTACCGAGATCGGGATAGAGTTCACAGTCCTCGGGCTCGGGACCCTGATTTTCGAGCCTCTGTGGGGGATTCTGACAGACCGGGTCCCGAATTCGGTGCTGCGACCAACAATCGCGGTGTCGTCGTCTGCAGCCTTCGTCGCGCTCGCGTCGTCCAGGAGTTTTCTGACCATAGCAGGGGTCGTGTTGGCGATTGGCGGGCTCGTCGCAGGGATGGCTGTCGTTCAGAGGTCAGAAGCCACCAAGGGCGTCGAGGGGCACCGCAGAGGAGGCACGCTCGGAGTTCTTGGTTCGGTGGTGTCTGCCTCGCGGATCGCCGGCATCTTGGCCGGGGGGTTCGTCTTCAGCGAACTCGGCTTCGTGCTGGGGTTCTACATCGCCGCAACGTTGGCTGCAGTCTCGTCGCTCCCCATGCTAGTCTCTCCTCTCCGGCAAACTGACAACCTGATGAAGGCAAAAGAGAAGCTGGACGACCGGCGCCCACTGCCGAAGCTGAAGGTTCTGTCCGGGAGCGCCATAGCTATCGGCGCATTCGTCGGCCAGACGGTGATGACCTCGTTGATAGTCATCGTGATGGCAAGAAGCCCCGTCTCTGCAACCCCTCTTGAGATCGCTGCCATGCTGGCGACATACAACCTGAGCGTGATGATCTTCCAACCGATAATCGGCTTCGTTGGGATGCGCAGGGCTGACTCCTGGATCGCTGCCGGACTTTGCGTCGGGATGGTCGCCTATGCGACCCTCGTCTTCGCTCGGTCTCCGATGCTGTTTTACGTCTCCGCTTTGACGGGAGGTCTCGCTTTCTCCGCGCTCACTCCGTTGAACCTGGCCAGTTTCATCTCCCTGGGCG harbors:
- a CDS encoding ABC transporter ATP-binding protein, whose product is MRAVDDFSLDIFDDETVGVVGETGSGKSTIAKVLTRLENPTRGRVFYKGREMKSLSAKSLFNFRSEVQLVFQDPYESLFPRHNVRKTLEVPLRLHRGGGKAPSDSDVAELLDLVELDRSILEKYPRELSGGMRQRLSIARALAVHPKFVILDEPVSMLDMSIRAGILNLLMRLKKDEGISYMYITHDLASAKFICDKMVIMYLGKIIEAGASGQVLDRPAHPYTMLLLDSIFDLKRPGQLLELPEREELESSMSLPRGCHFHPRCPYATDECTVTPPAMTTLDGSHAAACYHPLQESRSGSRSH
- a CDS encoding ABC transporter ATP-binding protein; this translates as MRGLTAKYATRSGAVTAVDNVNFSIEKGKIMGLAGESGCGKSSLALAMLKLLEPPNTVSGEVYVGGQEVIGLDGASLRDLRWRKASIVFQSAMNAFDPVHKVQSQMAEAIRAHTNISTRDLNRTMDDLLRAVRIDPKYKKAYPHELSGGMKQRVAIAMAMELRPQLLIADEPTTALDVVTQRQILILMKRLSREHGTSMLVISHDLSLLSEVCDEIMIMYGGRTIEIGGAEEVVRRPLHPYTGLLLESIPSLYEKRSSLRVIKGYPPSLASLPRGCHFHPRCPYATDECTVTPPAMTTLDGSHAAACYHPRVQ
- a CDS encoding ABC transporter permease, which codes for MIKSSDITNAFSNKKLLSGTVITATFVLIAIFGPFVVSNPVQPALDLAYLPPSLRFPLGTDNWGRSVLAELVWGSRISLTVGVVSATAATLIGTLVGLVAGYFGGIVGEVMMRLTDIMLIIPPLALMILLAVYLGPSETTVIFIIAITAWPFIARTVRSEVLTRKNRTYVHAAKVTGVGTREILFSYILPDILPVVLANAVLTVTAAIVAEATLDFIGVGVTSIVSWGEILYWAQQSAFYYNAWWWILSPGLAIGALGTGFMMIGLGVEEITGHR
- a CDS encoding ABC transporter permease yields the protein MPESPAQILASNARLPQVVAAQLTIKFGLDQPVYVQFEKYLLGVFSWPPNLGVSYSFYPSSVLSIILQRLPWTLFLVGSAVFVSWILGTLLGIAASMRSRSLFDNSSLVGAIVIYTFPAFWIGLFLLWFFGIEFRIFPVFGAFSTSSTGVLSFLSSAGLHAVLPILALVLANFSGYFLLMRNNMINVMREDFVILERAKGVSDFRIVLNHIARNAMLPVFSLLSMNLGLVVSGAIGIEIVFSYPGVGYLIYQAVTSHDYPLIQGTFLVISVAVILMNFVADVLYGYIDPRAKP
- a CDS encoding beta-galactosidase; the protein is MHEIGLGAAFYPEHWARDRLPVDVKLLKRSGSNVVRMGEFAWSDLEPEEGRYEFSWLENAVKMLKEAGIQTIIGTPTASPPPWLVAKHPDVLLVDSHGVKSEYGKWHEYCPNSPTYQAYTKEIVSALSSTFSREDAVIGYQIDNEARWGESPPWKYCYCASCIAQFRRHLAEKYADIDNLNEIWGASFWSHRYGSWDEISPPSPPYDAWNRSLAIEWVRFRSVSFERYLALQVNAVKNVSPGKFVTTNRMQLSSFVEVDSFELGRFMDFVSLDLYPKGRSDRTDPAWNAMQFAVARGSSKSGSFYVTELQAGQTDGHTVPSPEGVHTTMIGLLPEQGEMRDWFYQAVAHGSRANLFFNWRTNTRGKEQYWHGVLGHDGEPNDRYREMQKIGRELGPLSGAVLGSRLQSSVAVIMSFDSLWASDVIESGYHPVSYMQQLFASYRGLWNAGVVPQVIGPDADLKQFSLVVAPFMYLFDRRLASKIKSYVASGGFIVCTARSFVKDEYNRVMAESPPGILTNVLGFNLGRYSRLPLGEKETTIRVSRNPLTGSRSQIKCSGWIEELSPVKGAATMGVHDHPLLKGAPAMILHRYGKGRALTVGGFPDSDFYSMLGLKVNDGRRMEFRGGTGVEVVERTNGGRTTVFVMNHGSTERRLSYAAKGRVREVLSGTECGAEGKIVLPPHDVRLFHVDD
- a CDS encoding MFS transporter, producing MKVVIGSVSALVASFTYQFAGAMFTLLAPLYFVIGLHLSPTEIGIEFTVLGLGTLIFEPLWGILTDRVPNSVLRPTIAVSSSAAFVALASSRSFLTIAGVVLAIGGLVAGMAVVQRSEATKGVEGHRRGGTLGVLGSVVSASRIAGILAGGFVFSELGFVLGFYIAATLAAVSSLPMLVSPLRQTDNLMKAKEKLDDRRPLPKLKVLSGSAIAIGAFVGQTVMTSLIVIVMARSPVSATPLEIAAMLATYNLSVMIFQPIIGFVGMRRADSWIAAGLCVGMVAYATLVFARSPMLFYVSALTGGLAFSALTPLNLASFISLGGKSREGTMIGAYGAAEDVGVTIGPFVFGFLLGSAGVTSAYLSVVAIYAIVFAFFVCSRLLRSSNS